A window from Sphingobacterium hotanense encodes these proteins:
- a CDS encoding TlpA disulfide reductase family protein, which translates to MNSVKISIIALLGLMASHGAQAQNNTFQLKFEKEKSAPNEKVFVRYLVENELHLDSVILDQSKEYKGEVKGPTIVTLYYSPQGTPFFGQRGLRIWDKVNLYVDQGLSTVSFSDKIADAKIIGSAVQREYADYADYMKAFELKAEEIQTERSKLYQSKSPDKQQLAAINARMDSLEKEANKAKESYIAANKASYFSLLALKDIAGYSIDVEKVEPLYALLDSKLKLKEDGQQLGKAIETAKKLAIGQLAPDFTQPDLSGKEVKLSDFKGKYVLLDFWASWCAPCRADNPNLVKAYTAFKDRNFTILGLSLDKPGKRDVWLGAIEKDGLPWHHISDLTGWKNEVAALYGIQAIPQNFLIGPDGKIIAKNLHGNELIEKLDKLL; encoded by the coding sequence ATGAATTCGGTTAAAATATCTATAATAGCGCTATTGGGTCTAATGGCTTCTCATGGCGCACAGGCACAAAATAATACCTTCCAACTAAAGTTTGAAAAGGAGAAATCGGCGCCGAATGAAAAAGTGTTTGTTCGCTATCTCGTGGAGAATGAATTGCATCTGGATTCTGTCATCCTCGATCAATCAAAGGAATACAAGGGCGAGGTAAAGGGGCCGACTATAGTCACTCTTTATTATTCGCCCCAGGGAACTCCGTTCTTTGGTCAGCGAGGATTGAGAATATGGGATAAGGTGAATCTGTATGTCGATCAAGGCTTATCGACTGTTTCATTTAGCGACAAAATTGCTGATGCGAAGATTATAGGCTCTGCCGTCCAACGTGAATATGCTGACTATGCAGACTACATGAAGGCATTCGAGCTTAAAGCGGAGGAAATCCAAACAGAGCGCTCGAAACTCTATCAGAGTAAATCGCCTGATAAACAGCAGCTAGCGGCTATAAATGCTAGGATGGACAGTTTGGAAAAAGAAGCAAACAAGGCAAAGGAAAGCTACATCGCTGCAAATAAGGCTTCTTACTTTAGCTTATTGGCACTCAAAGATATCGCAGGTTATAGCATTGACGTAGAAAAAGTGGAGCCGCTTTACGCTCTACTCGATAGTAAACTAAAGTTGAAGGAAGACGGACAACAGCTAGGGAAAGCGATTGAAACGGCAAAGAAGCTGGCCATTGGACAGCTTGCTCCAGACTTTACCCAACCAGATCTTAGCGGAAAAGAGGTAAAATTGTCGGATTTCAAAGGCAAGTATGTGTTGCTTGATTTTTGGGCTTCTTGGTGTGCTCCTTGTCGTGCAGACAATCCTAATCTAGTTAAAGCCTATACGGCTTTCAAGGACAGGAACTTCACCATCCTAGGTTTATCACTCGACAAGCCGGGGAAAAGGGATGTTTGGCTAGGGGCAATTGAAAAAGATGGATTGCCGTGGCACCATATAAGTGATCTCACAGGATGGAAGAATGAAGTTGCGGCTCTGTATGGTATACAGGCAATTCCGCAAAACTTTCTAATCGGACCCGACGGGAAGATTATTGCAAAAAACCTGCATGGAAATGAATTAATAGAGAAACTTGATAAACTATTATAG
- a CDS encoding FecR family protein: MNTLPKHIVAILAARSLGQLSNRQQLELDVWLLENPENEKLLAYMDIVKRVPQDLTELSLYSSDDAWKKQLEKFSANAGSSSKPLAIKRLFTWASAVAAVLIVSFALYLFYGKEHEPVQEQVHLIKPGGNKATLTLANGEQIILSESESKVIVDTAIQYEDGHKANSDLRGSRITSFALNTPKGGQYRMRMPDGTEVWLNSETELKYRETEDARYVDLEGEAYFHVSTIKIGEEGGPMRKKPFFVSTRNQRIEVLGTQFNVKSFANDRTTATTLVEGSVDVKTEKQSLRLTPGEQALTSRGNTLKQKANLSSVLGWKQGEFVFSSESLLEITKQLERWYNVEFEWESKALASQRFEAMVSKNLEIREILTLLEITGKVKFKYKGNKILITKNK; the protein is encoded by the coding sequence ATGAACACTCTGCCAAAACATATAGTCGCTATTCTCGCGGCCCGCTCTTTGGGTCAGCTCTCCAATCGTCAACAATTGGAACTAGATGTCTGGTTATTGGAAAATCCCGAAAATGAGAAGCTATTGGCTTATATGGACATAGTGAAAAGAGTGCCACAAGATCTTACCGAGCTTAGTCTTTATTCATCGGATGATGCCTGGAAAAAGCAATTGGAGAAATTTTCTGCAAATGCGGGGAGTTCATCGAAGCCCCTTGCTATTAAGCGACTATTTACCTGGGCATCAGCTGTAGCAGCAGTATTGATTGTCTCGTTTGCATTATATCTATTCTACGGAAAAGAGCATGAACCAGTCCAAGAACAGGTTCACTTAATTAAGCCCGGCGGAAACAAGGCAACACTAACGCTAGCAAATGGAGAGCAAATCATCCTTTCAGAATCTGAGTCGAAAGTGATTGTTGATACAGCAATTCAATATGAAGATGGCCATAAGGCGAATAGCGATCTGCGAGGGTCACGCATTACTTCCTTTGCGTTAAATACTCCAAAAGGAGGACAATATCGAATGCGCATGCCAGACGGCACAGAGGTCTGGTTGAACTCAGAAACGGAATTAAAATATCGGGAAACAGAGGATGCTCGGTATGTTGATTTAGAAGGAGAAGCCTATTTCCATGTTTCGACGATTAAGATTGGTGAAGAAGGCGGGCCCATGCGTAAGAAACCGTTTTTCGTTTCTACGAGAAATCAACGTATAGAGGTGTTGGGAACACAGTTCAATGTTAAATCCTTTGCGAATGATAGAACCACTGCTACAACGCTTGTTGAGGGCAGTGTAGATGTGAAGACTGAGAAACAATCTTTGCGATTAACTCCGGGAGAGCAGGCATTAACCTCGCGTGGTAATACCCTGAAGCAAAAGGCAAATTTAAGCTCCGTTCTAGGGTGGAAACAAGGGGAATTTGTATTCTCTAGTGAAAGCCTATTAGAAATTACGAAACAACTGGAGCGATGGTATAATGTTGAGTTTGAGTGGGAGAGCAAAGCATTGGCTTCCCAACGATTTGAAGCGATGGTGTCAAAGAATCTGGAAATTCGAGAAATACTCACGCTGTTAGAAATAACAGGAAAAGTAAAGTTTAAGTATAAAGGAAATAAGATTTTGATAACGAAAAATAAATAG
- a CDS encoding sodium:solute symporter, with the protein MSSIDWIVLILTLLSIVLYGLYKSKNVKNIDGYILGDRSLPWYTVGLSVMATQASAITFLSAPGLAYSSGMSFVQFYFGLPLAMIVLCVTFVPIFHKLKVYTAYEFLEKRFDVKTRVLTAILFLIQRGISTGITIFAPAIILSTILNIDLTVTTLSIGALLLIYTVYGGTKAVSYTQLLQMSIIFGGLLLAGVLVVQLLPEHIGFTEALHIAGKSGKTNAIDFTLDLDNQYTVWTGLIGGFFLQLSYFGTDQSQVGRYLTGSSVKESRLGLLMNGLLKVPMQFCILLIGILVFAYYQYHTPPLFFNEQETIKLEQSAYKADYQQIMQTHEKISSEKTLVVNELTDALANKEDSKIDGIRDRLAAYNDQEKELRADLVDLMKKNDSAADTNDNNYIFLKFVTDVFPKGLIGLLIAIIFLASMGATASAINSLSSTSVIDIYKRFVKKDANEKHYLNASRIATAFWGVFTIAIALYSSKLGNLLEAVNILGSLFYGTILGIFLVAFYIKRIGGKAVFLAAILSEIIVVGIWRLDVVAFLWLNLIGCVFVIVLGFVLQELIGKKKELA; encoded by the coding sequence ATGAGTAGTATCGACTGGATAGTACTCATCCTCACCTTGCTTTCTATAGTGCTTTATGGACTCTATAAAAGCAAGAACGTCAAAAACATTGACGGCTACATCCTTGGTGACCGCTCTTTACCCTGGTACACCGTAGGACTCTCGGTCATGGCGACCCAAGCCAGCGCAATCACCTTTCTTTCTGCCCCAGGATTAGCTTACTCTTCCGGAATGAGTTTCGTCCAATTCTATTTCGGACTTCCTTTGGCGATGATTGTACTCTGTGTCACTTTTGTCCCCATCTTCCATAAGCTTAAGGTCTATACCGCCTATGAATTTCTCGAGAAGCGGTTCGACGTCAAAACTAGGGTGTTAACGGCTATCCTCTTTTTGATACAAAGAGGTATATCGACCGGAATTACCATCTTCGCCCCTGCCATTATCCTATCCACCATACTGAACATCGATTTGACCGTGACAACCTTGTCAATCGGGGCCCTCCTGTTGATCTATACAGTTTACGGCGGAACGAAAGCTGTTTCTTATACGCAATTGCTGCAGATGTCCATCATTTTCGGCGGATTGCTTTTAGCAGGCGTATTGGTGGTGCAACTCCTCCCAGAACATATAGGTTTTACGGAGGCTCTCCATATCGCAGGGAAATCGGGAAAAACCAACGCGATAGACTTTACCCTCGATTTAGATAATCAGTACACCGTCTGGACAGGTCTTATCGGCGGCTTCTTTCTTCAGCTCTCTTATTTCGGAACGGATCAAAGTCAGGTTGGCCGATATCTTACAGGTTCATCGGTTAAAGAGAGCCGACTAGGCTTGCTTATGAATGGCCTTTTAAAGGTGCCTATGCAATTTTGTATCCTGTTGATAGGTATACTGGTCTTTGCATACTATCAGTATCACACACCGCCTCTATTCTTTAATGAGCAGGAAACCATAAAACTGGAGCAAAGTGCCTACAAAGCCGATTATCAACAGATCATGCAAACGCATGAAAAGATAAGCTCAGAGAAAACCCTAGTCGTTAATGAACTCACAGATGCACTCGCAAATAAAGAAGATTCGAAAATCGATGGCATCCGTGATCGGCTTGCCGCCTATAATGATCAAGAAAAGGAACTCCGCGCAGATTTGGTGGACCTGATGAAGAAAAATGATAGCGCTGCTGACACCAATGATAATAACTATATCTTCTTAAAGTTCGTTACGGATGTGTTTCCAAAGGGCTTGATTGGCTTATTGATTGCGATCATCTTCCTGGCATCCATGGGTGCTACGGCTAGTGCAATCAACTCCCTCTCCTCTACCTCTGTCATCGATATTTATAAGCGCTTTGTGAAGAAAGATGCCAATGAAAAACATTATCTGAATGCTTCTCGAATTGCGACCGCCTTCTGGGGTGTTTTTACGATTGCTATCGCCCTCTATTCGAGTAAGCTTGGCAATCTTCTGGAAGCAGTGAATATCCTCGGCTCCCTATTCTATGGAACTATCCTCGGTATTTTCTTGGTGGCTTTCTATATCAAAAGAATCGGCGGAAAAGCAGTGTTTCTGGCAGCTATTCTTTCGGAGATTATCGTCGTTGGTATCTGGAGATTGGATGTTGTTGCCTTCCTATGGCTTAACTTGATTGGATGCGTCTTTGTGATTGTATTAGGCTTTGTTCTTCAGGAATTGATAGGAAAGAAAAAGGAACTGGCTTAA
- a CDS encoding RagB/SusD family nutrient uptake outer membrane protein: MKKILFMAGLASLILLGCDSFLDVKPKGFTIPELLNDYKQLLNDQGLIRASPAYPDYLSDNVQSGDPTDVNRSASFDSYPTVKKRLYTFEHGAIFEDGQYDPYWESAYSHIFTYNVVINNVLSAKDGKEEEKKRVWAEAKIGRAFEYLTLVNIYAKHYDSKTASSDLGVPLVLSEDINKSYERVSVAQIYELVETDLQEALPHLASSSAHRFQPLKTVGFAFLSRMNLYKGNYGEALTNAREALKLNEYLEDYKLYTTKDKTTWGRVCLITDEDVPFPDVRESNETVWGRLGTSSYGALNAEVYASADLKNVYSKNLPNGAKDMRYELFFCQDSASFGANVTRFPGRTLWAPYVEMNTGFSTPELYLTIAECEARVGSTAQALSWINKLRDMRIKNNSPIANLSKDETLKLVLDERRREMPYTASTRLIDLKRLATSGDLNKNIIHVLSGKEMSMPSNDPRMILPVAPKALSLNPNMPQYER; encoded by the coding sequence ATGAAAAAGATATTATTTATGGCCGGATTGGCCTCATTGATATTGCTAGGATGTGATTCTTTCCTCGACGTAAAGCCGAAGGGTTTCACTATCCCTGAATTATTAAACGATTATAAGCAGCTATTGAACGATCAGGGACTCATTCGTGCATCACCTGCTTACCCAGATTATCTTTCTGATAATGTGCAATCAGGCGATCCCACAGATGTTAATCGCTCCGCAAGCTTTGATAGCTATCCCACAGTAAAAAAACGACTGTATACTTTCGAACATGGTGCTATTTTCGAAGATGGGCAATACGACCCTTATTGGGAATCGGCGTATAGCCATATCTTCACTTACAATGTCGTTATCAACAATGTGCTTTCGGCAAAAGATGGAAAGGAAGAGGAAAAGAAACGTGTTTGGGCGGAAGCAAAAATAGGACGTGCATTCGAATATTTGACTTTGGTTAATATCTATGCAAAACACTATGATTCAAAGACTGCATCTAGTGATTTGGGTGTTCCTCTTGTGCTGTCGGAGGATATCAATAAGTCGTATGAACGAGTATCCGTGGCGCAGATTTATGAGCTGGTGGAAACAGATCTTCAAGAAGCTTTGCCGCATCTTGCGAGTAGTTCTGCTCATCGCTTCCAGCCATTAAAGACCGTAGGCTTTGCTTTCTTAAGCCGCATGAACCTTTATAAAGGGAATTATGGAGAGGCTCTTACAAATGCTAGGGAAGCTCTTAAACTGAATGAGTATTTAGAAGATTATAAACTATACACCACCAAGGACAAAACAACATGGGGGCGTGTCTGCTTGATCACAGACGAAGATGTGCCTTTCCCAGATGTTAGAGAAAGCAATGAAACGGTTTGGGGAAGATTAGGAACCAGCAGTTATGGGGCGCTGAATGCAGAGGTGTATGCTAGCGCAGATTTAAAGAATGTTTATTCTAAAAATCTTCCGAATGGTGCAAAAGACATGCGTTACGAACTATTCTTCTGTCAAGACAGTGCTTCTTTTGGAGCGAATGTTACCAGGTTTCCCGGAAGAACATTATGGGCTCCATATGTGGAAATGAACACCGGTTTCAGCACGCCTGAACTTTATTTGACGATTGCAGAATGCGAAGCTCGTGTTGGATCTACTGCTCAAGCATTAAGCTGGATCAACAAACTTAGAGACATGCGTATCAAAAATAATAGTCCTATTGCTAATCTTTCCAAAGATGAAACATTGAAGTTAGTACTTGATGAGCGTCGTAGAGAAATGCCTTATACGGCGAGCACGAGACTTATTGATCTGAAGCGACTGGCGACATCTGGAGATTTAAACAAAAACATTATTCATGTTTTAAGCGGCAAAGAAATGTCTATGCCCTCTAATGATCCGAGAATGATCCTTCCGGTTGCACCTAAAGCATTATCCTTAAATCCTAATATGCCACAATATGAACGTTAA
- a CDS encoding SusC/RagA family TonB-linked outer membrane protein: protein MYENYEQDKLHWRAYFVRKKRGLTHRAKADEGLLRRCIMRISATSILITLLFSQLWATGVAQVVSLKGNNVSIRQVFKDINRQTGYHYLWSAQDVQPNALVSVNIDRKPLTEALPKILNKFNLTYEIQKKTIVIKERPNPISPNANTALNNTNNLSLQDIRGRLVDVNGQPVSGASIRIKGTNIGTITDENGYFKINQQAISGQVLVCSCVGYEPIEIAASTEIGTIVLQQTNNTIEGVELIVNTGYQKISKERAAGSFAQVSAQDMEGRLQTNFIDRTEGLLPGMNLNLNRSSSNPQNNRNTIGIEVRGRSTLNAQAAPLIVVDGMPYEGDLTAINPNDVETMTVLKDASAASIYGVRSSNGVIVITTKMGKEGPAQINYTNTLAFRGLPSRAYLNQMSSAELVDFQKEMFNYRSGDYASIDPKRAMNDVYRTLYEFKGGKIDAVELERQLDVFRNRNRNDQMGEFLNQVKVDQQHNLSLSGGTERYKYYYSVNYNRPGDYNKGRPVVESIGFNIRNSVKLTDWMNLNLNVLGKNQKQKGGIGFNFYDNYMGGKASYFLLRNEDGTPAQWYSSKSQFEIDRLNGLGLEDETYIPINEVDKTKVDFYNKYINLNFGANFKLMQGLTLDLSYQTERTEGYNGTTYSKDAQSVVAQINDATQIDKDGVIKRNVPQGGQFAERRDDNNSYTLRAQLNFDRVLQNNDEISFIAGAERRQINSRFTDIYKYGYDESSLVYKGINEELFGINIRNTEAIFNSYTLSKRERGFTDVLDRFVSFYANGSYTYGRKLTLSGSIRVDQSNLFGTDIKNQYKPLWSLGALYKLPTFDQEWLNRLAVRLTYGVNGNVPKENGPYLISRVSSNLNYYTGELQANITTPPNPSLRWERTDVLNFGVDFAVLANRINGSIDIYNKKTADLLGPTAVDPTLGWDIVNLNYGNMKNRGIELGLNGKAIDRTNFKWNTTLNFSYNKNEITHLYVQQNTPVYYYNAPQNRVGKPVGSLYSIDYAGLDEKGEPLARKADGTLVKSTQQLEVADLIYEGTSVPPYSVAWRNGFRYKSFDLNFMFVFNGGHVMRTVHPEALSKYAELNYNSNFDRLWLNYWKKPGDEANPDLAPAFISGASGNVTDIYNAATKFVERADYIKLRDISLSYTLPQQILGRTPIRHVRITGQILNAWRWAANSHNLDPEVWNGYGLAPARGVLAPVTYNFGLSIGI from the coding sequence ATGTATGAAAATTATGAACAAGATAAGCTCCACTGGAGAGCATATTTTGTGCGGAAAAAGCGTGGATTAACCCATCGAGCTAAAGCTGACGAGGGACTATTGAGGAGATGCATTATGCGAATTTCAGCTACTTCTATTTTAATTACTTTATTGTTTTCACAGTTATGGGCGACTGGGGTAGCCCAAGTTGTGTCACTTAAGGGGAATAATGTGTCGATACGACAGGTGTTTAAAGATATTAATAGGCAAACAGGCTATCATTATCTATGGTCAGCTCAGGATGTTCAGCCGAATGCGCTGGTAAGCGTTAATATCGATCGGAAACCTTTAACGGAGGCTCTACCTAAGATTTTGAATAAGTTTAACCTTACTTACGAGATTCAAAAGAAAACCATCGTAATTAAGGAAAGACCCAATCCAATCAGCCCAAATGCTAACACAGCATTGAATAACACCAACAATTTATCCCTTCAAGATATTAGAGGGCGACTTGTTGATGTTAATGGTCAGCCTGTTTCTGGAGCTAGTATTCGTATAAAAGGAACTAACATTGGAACAATTACGGATGAGAACGGCTATTTTAAAATAAATCAACAAGCGATATCTGGGCAAGTGCTCGTTTGTTCTTGCGTAGGATATGAACCTATAGAAATCGCTGCTTCAACCGAGATCGGCACAATTGTCTTGCAACAAACGAACAATACAATTGAAGGAGTTGAACTTATTGTAAATACCGGTTATCAGAAAATCAGCAAAGAACGTGCTGCCGGTTCTTTCGCTCAGGTGAGTGCTCAGGATATGGAAGGACGCTTGCAAACGAACTTCATAGATAGAACGGAAGGGCTATTGCCGGGGATGAACTTAAATTTAAATCGTTCTTCATCGAATCCGCAGAACAACAGGAATACCATTGGAATTGAGGTTAGAGGTCGATCTACCCTAAATGCGCAAGCTGCTCCGCTCATTGTGGTGGATGGGATGCCATATGAGGGCGATCTGACTGCTATTAATCCCAACGATGTTGAAACCATGACAGTATTAAAGGATGCATCCGCAGCATCTATTTATGGTGTCAGATCTTCGAATGGCGTTATTGTTATTACAACAAAGATGGGGAAAGAAGGTCCTGCGCAAATCAATTATACTAATACACTTGCTTTTAGAGGCCTGCCAAGTAGAGCGTACTTAAATCAAATGAGTAGTGCTGAATTGGTCGATTTTCAGAAAGAAATGTTCAATTATCGCTCTGGAGACTACGCTTCGATCGACCCAAAAAGAGCGATGAACGATGTATATAGAACTCTTTATGAGTTTAAAGGCGGCAAGATTGATGCGGTTGAATTAGAGAGACAACTTGATGTTTTCAGAAATAGAAACCGTAACGATCAAATGGGTGAATTCCTGAATCAGGTTAAAGTTGACCAACAGCATAATCTTTCTTTGTCTGGCGGAACAGAGCGTTATAAATATTATTATTCAGTAAACTACAACAGACCGGGCGACTACAACAAAGGCAGACCTGTTGTTGAAAGTATTGGATTCAATATCCGTAATTCCGTTAAATTAACGGACTGGATGAATTTAAATCTTAACGTCCTTGGGAAAAATCAGAAACAAAAAGGCGGAATAGGCTTTAATTTTTACGACAATTATATGGGTGGAAAGGCCTCGTACTTTTTGTTGAGAAATGAGGATGGAACGCCAGCACAATGGTACAGCAGTAAATCGCAGTTTGAGATAGACAGATTGAATGGACTGGGATTAGAGGATGAAACCTACATACCAATCAACGAGGTCGACAAGACAAAAGTTGATTTTTATAATAAATACATCAACTTAAATTTTGGTGCTAATTTTAAGCTGATGCAAGGCTTAACGCTTGATTTATCTTATCAAACAGAGCGTACCGAAGGCTATAACGGAACAACTTATAGTAAGGATGCACAGAGCGTAGTAGCACAGATTAATGATGCTACACAAATAGATAAGGATGGTGTGATTAAACGTAATGTTCCGCAGGGCGGGCAATTTGCGGAGCGCAGAGATGATAACAACTCCTATACGTTAAGAGCGCAGCTTAACTTTGATCGTGTTCTTCAAAACAACGATGAAATTAGTTTCATTGCAGGTGCTGAAAGAAGACAGATAAATTCCAGATTCACCGATATCTACAAATATGGATACGACGAAAGCAGTTTGGTCTACAAGGGTATAAATGAGGAGCTGTTTGGGATTAACATCAGAAACACAGAAGCTATTTTTAATAGCTATACCTTATCGAAGAGAGAAAGAGGATTTACGGACGTGCTTGACAGGTTTGTTTCCTTTTATGCAAATGGTTCATATACCTATGGCCGTAAATTAACCTTGAGCGGTAGTATTCGAGTAGATCAGTCAAACCTTTTCGGAACAGATATAAAGAATCAATATAAGCCTTTATGGTCGCTGGGCGCCTTGTATAAGTTGCCGACCTTTGATCAAGAATGGTTGAATCGATTAGCGGTTCGCTTAACCTACGGTGTCAACGGGAATGTTCCGAAGGAAAATGGTCCATATTTGATATCGAGAGTAAGTTCAAACCTAAATTATTATACAGGAGAGCTACAGGCGAATATCACAACGCCTCCCAACCCATCTCTCCGGTGGGAGAGAACCGATGTATTAAACTTCGGGGTTGATTTTGCTGTTTTAGCGAATCGTATCAACGGTAGTATCGATATCTATAACAAGAAAACAGCAGATCTTCTTGGACCAACTGCCGTGGATCCAACACTAGGCTGGGATATTGTGAATTTGAACTATGGAAACATGAAGAATCGCGGTATCGAGCTTGGGCTTAATGGAAAAGCAATTGATAGAACGAATTTCAAATGGAACACCACGCTAAACTTCAGCTATAATAAAAACGAGATTACGCATTTATACGTTCAACAGAACACGCCTGTTTATTATTATAATGCTCCGCAAAACAGAGTTGGGAAGCCTGTAGGAAGTTTATATAGCATAGACTATGCTGGACTTGACGAAAAAGGGGAGCCTTTAGCGAGAAAAGCAGATGGAACTTTAGTAAAATCTACGCAGCAGTTGGAAGTAGCAGACCTGATTTATGAGGGCACGAGCGTACCTCCGTATAGTGTAGCATGGAGAAATGGATTTAGATATAAAAGTTTCGACCTGAACTTTATGTTCGTATTTAATGGCGGACATGTCATGAGAACAGTACATCCGGAAGCATTGAGCAAGTATGCTGAGCTCAACTACAACAGCAACTTCGATCGCCTTTGGTTAAACTACTGGAAAAAGCCAGGAGACGAGGCTAATCCCGATTTGGCACCGGCTTTTATTTCCGGAGCGTCGGGGAATGTGACAGATATCTATAATGCAGCGACAAAATTTGTTGAGCGCGCGGATTATATCAAATTGCGTGATATATCGCTCTCATATACACTTCCACAACAGATTCTTGGCAGAACGCCTATTCGTCATGTGCGTATTACCGGACAAATTTTGAACGCTTGGCGCTGGGCAGCCAATTCCCATAATCTAGATCCAGAAGTATGGAATGGCTATGGCCTAGCTCCCGCTAGAGGAGTTCTCGCACCGGTAACTTATAATTTTGGACTCTCAATTGGTATTTAA
- a CDS encoding thioredoxin family protein has product MNVNKSLVQITVTLVLILFHINANAQSSIQFQKLSLAEAKAKAKKENKLIFLDGYTSWCAPCKWMEGNVFNQAAIADYYNTNFINTKFDCEVGEGIEIAKKYNIRSFPTYLFLDSEGVLVYRTQSRMEMDEFLKEGQQANNKDFHIPTLQARYAAGERDPAFLLRHIEVMKNVDPKESQSARAAVDELAKNEDFMKSEIGWKAIMQLGQTGTDPYGSYFLKNKAYFKEHVPAAEFLAKEQQLLRFAMYGYIRDKNKEEFQKGLQYFTSNPDQEAQIEGAMYEVEWVASHGTDDDFIQLTDKLRKGLLKDQAERLSFIARRNSGKYATGSTPTGARVLQCYVLAKQAVELEEDSYSNQGTLAEICILLNKKQEAIKAAEAARALAEFETSKIIKIADKLVERAKSI; this is encoded by the coding sequence ATGAACGTTAATAAGAGTTTAGTACAGATAACAGTGACGTTGGTTTTGATCTTATTTCATATCAACGCTAATGCCCAATCCTCGATACAGTTTCAAAAGCTATCTTTAGCCGAAGCTAAAGCGAAGGCAAAAAAGGAGAACAAATTAATCTTTTTGGATGGATACACGTCATGGTGTGCACCATGCAAATGGATGGAGGGAAATGTATTCAACCAAGCTGCGATAGCAGATTATTATAATACGAACTTCATCAACACTAAATTCGATTGTGAAGTTGGAGAAGGGATAGAAATAGCAAAAAAATATAATATCCGCAGCTTCCCAACGTATCTGTTTCTGGATTCGGAGGGCGTACTAGTTTATCGTACGCAGTCGAGAATGGAAATGGATGAATTCCTAAAAGAAGGACAACAAGCCAATAACAAGGATTTTCACATTCCGACATTGCAGGCTCGCTACGCTGCGGGAGAGCGTGATCCGGCCTTCTTATTACGACATATTGAGGTCATGAAAAATGTAGATCCGAAAGAGTCACAATCAGCGAGAGCAGCTGTGGATGAGCTCGCAAAGAACGAGGATTTCATGAAATCAGAGATTGGATGGAAGGCAATCATGCAGCTGGGACAGACAGGCACAGACCCTTATGGAAGTTACTTTCTAAAGAATAAAGCATACTTCAAGGAACATGTTCCTGCAGCAGAATTCTTAGCAAAAGAACAACAACTACTGCGTTTCGCGATGTATGGTTACATCCGCGATAAGAATAAAGAGGAGTTCCAAAAAGGACTACAGTATTTTACTTCTAACCCTGATCAAGAAGCACAGATTGAAGGAGCCATGTATGAAGTTGAATGGGTGGCTAGCCATGGGACTGACGATGATTTCATTCAACTTACCGACAAATTGAGAAAGGGACTTCTAAAGGATCAAGCTGAGCGATTGAGCTTTATTGCACGCAGAAATTCTGGAAAATACGCGACAGGCAGCACACCTACCGGTGCGAGAGTTTTGCAATGTTACGTACTTGCTAAGCAAGCTGTGGAGCTTGAGGAAGATTCTTATTCCAATCAAGGGACACTTGCTGAAATTTGCATTCTATTGAATAAAAAGCAAGAAGCGATTAAAGCGGCAGAGGCTGCAAGAGCACTAGCGGAGTTTGAAACATCGAAGATTATTAAGATCGCAGATAAGTTGGTCGAACGCGCAAAATCCATTTAA